Within the Achromobacter spanius genome, the region GCCTGGCGGCGGCAACGCTGGCGGCCACGTTGGGCGTGGACACCGTGCTGTTGGATGAACAACCGGCGCCGGGCGGCCAGATCTATCGCGCCATCACCACCACGCCGGTCACCGACCGGGGCATCCTGGGCGAAGACTATTGGCATGGCGCGTCGCTAGTGGGGCCGTTCAAGCAATCGGGCGCGCGCTACGTGCCGGGCGCCACCGTCTGGGCCGTGGCTGAGCGCACGGCGCCGCAGCCCGATAAAGGGTTCGAGGTGGCGTATTCGGTGGCGGGCGAGGCGCGCATTGTGCACGCGCGCCGGCTGCTGCTGGCCACGGGCGCGCAAGAGCGGCCCTTCCCGATTCCGGGCTGGACGCTACCCGGCGTGATCACGGCGGGCGCGGCGCAGATTCTGCTGAAGTCGGCGGGTGTGGTGCCGGCCGACCGCACGGTGCTGGCGGGCAGCGGTCCGCTGCTTTATCTGGTGGCCTGGCAATACCTGAATGCCGGCGTGAAGATCGACGCGCTGCTGGAAACCACGCCGCCCGGACGCATGGGCCAGGCGCTGCCCAAAGTGTGGGGATTCCTGCGCTCGCCTTATCTGGGCAAGGGCTTGAAGCTGCTGCGCGCCGTCAAGGCGGCAGTGCCGATCACGCGCGGCGTGACGGCCTTGGAAGCGCTGGGCAATGGCAAGCTGGAAAGCGTGCGCTACACGGCGGGCGGCGTCACCAAGACCT harbors:
- a CDS encoding NAD(P)/FAD-dependent oxidoreductase, yielding MIETTQCDLLVVGAGPAGLAAATLAATLGVDTVLLDEQPAPGGQIYRAITTTPVTDRGILGEDYWHGASLVGPFKQSGARYVPGATVWAVAERTAPQPDKGFEVAYSVAGEARIVHARRLLLATGAQERPFPIPGWTLPGVITAGAAQILLKSAGVVPADRTVLAGSGPLLYLVAWQYLNAGVKIDALLETTPPGRMGQALPKVWGFLRSPYLGKGLKLLRAVKAAVPITRGVTALEALGNGKLESVRYTAGGVTKTLPAEQLMLHQGVVPNVNLSRAVGAEHRWNDALDCWEPQVDEWGLTSVDGIGMAGDGAGIAGALAAEHRGRLAALQAAHLLGRIDARKRDSEAVTPRDALARAVRGREFFDALYKAPDAFRRPTGDTIVCRCEEVTAAQVRQTVKLGCTGPNQMKAFLRCGMGPCQGRFCGLTVAEIIAEERGVPTQEVGYYRLRFPTKPLTLGELASLPQTDDSRQAVVRLKK